The proteins below are encoded in one region of Macaca nemestrina isolate mMacNem1 chromosome 10, mMacNem.hap1, whole genome shotgun sequence:
- the TEX52 gene encoding testis-expressed protein 52 isoform X1: MASSRQRSLRGPSHPPHMEEPFLQMVQASESLPPSQTWAQREFFLPSESWEFPGFTRQAYHQLALKLPPCTDMKSKVRQRLIHPWKGGTQHTWGFHTWLDVCRLPATFPTRPDRPYDSNVWRWLTDSNAHRRPPTEHPIPPPSWMGQNSFLTFIHCYPTFVDMKRKKQVIFRTVKELKEVEKLKLRSEARAPPLDAQGNIQPPASFKKYRHISAGGRFEPQGLQLMPNPFPNNFARSWPCPNPLPHYQEKVLKLVLLPSAPLSQDLIRNFQTLLKDRTASPLHHLSKAQASKTPARKRKRRPGHS, translated from the exons ATGGTCCAGGCCAGCGAGTCCCTCCCGCCCTCCCAAACGTGGGCTCAGCGTGAGTTCTTCCTCCCCAGCGAGTCCTGGGAGTTCCCTGGCTTCACCCGGCAAGCCTATCACCAGCTGGCCCTGAAGCTGCCGCCCTGCACAGATATGAAGTCCAAGGTGCGTCAGCGGCTCATCCATCCGTGGAAAGGTGGCACGCAGCACACCTGGGGCTTCCACACGTGGCTCGATGTGTGCCGCCTGCCTGCCACCTTCCCCACTCGGCCTGACAGGCCCTACGATAGCAATGTCTGGCGCTGGCTGACAGACTCCAATGCCCACAGACGCCCTCCCACGGAGCAccccatcccccctccctcctggATGGGGCAAAACAGCTTCCTGACTTTCATCCACTGTTATCCCACGTTTGTGGACATGAAAAGGAAGAAGCAGGTGATTTTCAGGACAGTGAAGGAGTTGAAGGAGGTGGAGAAGCTCAAGTTGAGGAGTGAGGCAAGAGCACCTCCACTCGATGCCCAGGGCAACATTCAGCCGCCAGCGAGCTTCAAGAA GTACCGGCACATATCTGCTGGTGGGAGGTTCGAACCCCAGGGCCTCCAGCTCATGCCCAACCCGTTTCCCAACAATTTCGCCAGGAGCTGGCCCTGCCCGAACCCTTTGCCTCACTACCAGGAGAAGGTGCTAAAGCTGGTCTTGCTGCCCAGCGCACCCCTGAGCCAGGACCTCATAAGGAATTTCCAAACCCTGCTAAAGGACAGAACTGCCTCACCCCTCCACCACCTCTCCAAGGCACAAGCAAGCAAAACTCCagcaaggaagaggaagagaagacctGGGCACTCCTAG
- the LOC105484125 gene encoding nuclear receptor-interacting protein 2, which yields MSTKQEARRDEGEARTRGQEAQLRDRAHLSQQRRLKQATQFLHKDSADLLPLDSFKRLGTSKDLQPHSVIQRRLVEGNPNWLQGESPRVQALIHGQESRRRTSRTEIPALLVNCKCQDLLLRVAVDTGTQYNRISAGCLSRLGLEKKVLKASAGDLAPGPPTQVEQLELQLGQETVVCSAQVVDVESPEFCLGLQTLLSLKCCIDLERGVLRLKAPFSELPFLPLYQEPGQ from the exons ATGAGCACCAAGCAGGAAGCCAGGAGAGATGAGGGAGAAGCCAGGACGAGGGGGCAGGAGGCACAGCTTCGAGACCGAGCCCACCTGAGCCAGCAGCGCCGGCTCAAACAGGCCACCCAGTTCCTGCACAAGGACTCGGCCGACCTGCTCCCGCTGGACAGCTTCAAGAGGCTCGGCACCTCCAAGGATTTG CAGCCGCACAGTGTGATCCAAAGACGCCTGGTAGAGGGAAACCCGAATTGGCTTCAGGGGGAGTCTCCCCGGGTGCAGGCCCTGATTCATGGccaggagagcaggaggaggacCAGCAGGACAGAGATTCCAGCTCTTCTGGTCAACTGCAAG TGCCAGGACCTGCTGCTTAGAGTGGCCGTGGACACAGGCACCCAATACAATCGGATCTCTGCTGGATGTCTCAGCCGCCTGGG GTTAGAGAAGAAGGTCCTAAAAGCCTCAGCTGGGGACCTGGCCCCTGGGCCCCCAACCCAGGTGGAGCAGTTGGAGCTacagctggggcaggagaccGTGGTGTGCTCGGCACAGGTGGTGG ATGTTGAGAGTCCTGAATTCTGCCTGGGCCTGCAGACTCTGCTTTCTCTCAAG TGCTGCATCGACCTGGAGCGCGGAGTGCTGCGGCTGAAAGCCCCGTTCTCAGAGCTGCCCTTCCTGCCTCTGTACCAAGAACCTGGCCAGTGA
- the TEX52 gene encoding testis-expressed protein 52 isoform X2 codes for MVQASESLPPSQTWAQREFFLPSESWEFPGFTRQAYHQLALKLPPCTDMKSKVRQRLIHPWKGGTQHTWGFHTWLDVCRLPATFPTRPDRPYDSNVWRWLTDSNAHRRPPTEHPIPPPSWMGQNSFLTFIHCYPTFVDMKRKKQVIFRTVKELKEVEKLKLRSEARAPPLDAQGNIQPPASFKKYRHISAGGRFEPQGLQLMPNPFPNNFARSWPCPNPLPHYQEKVLKLVLLPSAPLSQDLIRNFQTLLKDRTASPLHHLSKAQASKTPARKRKRRPGHS; via the exons ATGGTCCAGGCCAGCGAGTCCCTCCCGCCCTCCCAAACGTGGGCTCAGCGTGAGTTCTTCCTCCCCAGCGAGTCCTGGGAGTTCCCTGGCTTCACCCGGCAAGCCTATCACCAGCTGGCCCTGAAGCTGCCGCCCTGCACAGATATGAAGTCCAAGGTGCGTCAGCGGCTCATCCATCCGTGGAAAGGTGGCACGCAGCACACCTGGGGCTTCCACACGTGGCTCGATGTGTGCCGCCTGCCTGCCACCTTCCCCACTCGGCCTGACAGGCCCTACGATAGCAATGTCTGGCGCTGGCTGACAGACTCCAATGCCCACAGACGCCCTCCCACGGAGCAccccatcccccctccctcctggATGGGGCAAAACAGCTTCCTGACTTTCATCCACTGTTATCCCACGTTTGTGGACATGAAAAGGAAGAAGCAGGTGATTTTCAGGACAGTGAAGGAGTTGAAGGAGGTGGAGAAGCTCAAGTTGAGGAGTGAGGCAAGAGCACCTCCACTCGATGCCCAGGGCAACATTCAGCCGCCAGCGAGCTTCAAGAA GTACCGGCACATATCTGCTGGTGGGAGGTTCGAACCCCAGGGCCTCCAGCTCATGCCCAACCCGTTTCCCAACAATTTCGCCAGGAGCTGGCCCTGCCCGAACCCTTTGCCTCACTACCAGGAGAAGGTGCTAAAGCTGGTCTTGCTGCCCAGCGCACCCCTGAGCCAGGACCTCATAAGGAATTTCCAAACCCTGCTAAAGGACAGAACTGCCTCACCCCTCCACCACCTCTCCAAGGCACAAGCAAGCAAAACTCCagcaaggaagaggaagagaagacctGGGCACTCCTAG